The sequence tttcactaaatttgaaaaattaatatctggaacacatttcagcttctaaatgtgactcattggtcgtcacaatctgAAGTCGCATCAAAtaataattgtataattatataggggaacggttcgccacttcatcttatagctcctatttccatcccataaaaaacaaagcaatggaaaggaatttggtttgtttattatttttgtgattttttcagcagtgagcacgcatgttgacaaaaagaagcaacgaatttggtgccttatttcaggggcgtctcgtggacttttgctacacctgttctaccatgctgataaaaaatattcatcaagctgagtggtttcgaatgaaagttggACATGTAATCTAATATTAACCAATTAACAACTTaaccaaatattagaaaaaaaaacaatttaaatagaaaagatttacaaaacaataaatgacttatttttctcttttgttacaaaatgttttaaatttagatgcacttaaaattttagACTCTCGCAAATCGTCtaaaatctaacttggtaacagttggcaataattggatattgctcagaataaagatctttcatatcggctcattccaccattcagggtacacgggtcccatcggcgctaatatttaaactctcacattttttttgctatgaaagaaatgttattaaccattattagtataataattatagtatataattagtatataattatacaattattgtttgatgcgaccccagattgtgacgaccaattagtcacatttagaagctgaaatgtgttccagttatttaattttcaaatttagtgaaaactataccttttctctatgttgattgattttgagtatTCGTAAAAAGCATTATTTAATCTCTCTTTGAAAGCGCAAACAACTGTTTCCAATCATCGGCGCGAAAGCGtgcgcggtgcgcctttcggcaaagcacagcccgacactacgatcgagCCTAACCATCGGTGCGCATCGTTGATTGTttcgcagcgcgtcgaacgggtttgactcctgcgcgcatagcagaacttgcatctAAACGTACCTACTTGCTTCGCttgcgaaagaggatgatgtgagaaaacggagaaagctggcaacgctcacgctggttctctgcgcgcggagaacgagtgagcataccaaggaggaaattatttcaaatcatttgtcatggcgcaaaacttaaaatttgacttctggcagcgctgctgttggttcttcattataGATCGTACGATAGGCAAATGCTTTATATGTGATGGGGTGTGGTTTTCGAGAAACACACATTCTGCTGCATTTGACTGaacgccaagcatgtggcgttaacttgatctgcctacgaaatattttgtttttagatgtttagatgttaaaatcattcGAAATATTACGTGGAgctttgtttaaaaatttactggataaattatttgccctaataattaattgccaagacattaatttcttacttctgacctaaaatggttacctgttccatgaacaggtagaacgtatggacgagtcgccCTGCCTTATTTcttttgtttagcgatgagatggatatatgtacagtgagatggagatcggaacattccCCTACTAATtatatattataattattatactaaaagtggttaataacatttctttcatagcaacacaatatgtgagagtttaaatattagcggcgatggGACCCGTGTACCCTGAATGATGGAATGAACCGATatgaaagatctctattctgagcaatatccagttattgcccaactgttaccaagttagattttaGACGATTTCCGAGGCTAAAATATTAAGTGccatctaaatttaaaacatttatgtaacaaaagagaaaaataaGTCATTTATTGTTCTTTTCgtctttctctttccttcttatatgtttatttttcattcagagaatttcaactattcggccaaacggcattcggccagatggcgttcggccaaatgaccctttcggccaaatggcattcgaccaaacgacattcggccaaacgtcattcggccaaatgaccctaaaccacatctcaatgacttgaaaTCTGGTACATTTCTCTCATCCTGTTGAAAACAGCTCATGCAAATCTGCTTTGACGAAagcaaaataaacaacaaaaaaatggttcaatcaaaggtaattgcctatttccggggattaaaccacctgacttggacgttaatttacaatgttatgaaaactcatatgtgaatatgtacgttatgtggaagatattgatttggaaaatgtattgggggTAACctttttcccttcgatgggactcgaacccatgaccctacagtacgctagactggtgctttaaccaactaagctacgaaggacctccgtcggccttcgcaacctagcggctactgaacgagctcgagattcccaaattggacgtatagtcaaatcactcgcaatccatttctcaagccaatacttccacatgtgtatagtacacgcagggttgttacgactacgcggatttcgcgattttcgcggatttggcgcggatttacttaacgattttagggtttcgcgcggatttagatttaggtgaaaatttaataaataaaatgttagatctaaggacgtttatttgaaaataagtttttagtttttttatgggctttattttcattgacaaatgttgttgagaacaaaATTTACGTTTGAAGGCTATTATTTTTCGGATATGTCCAAGCCCTTAGGGTCGTACATTAATAACGTAGGCACTTATGGAGTGAGGggtttacgtaattagtgtacggccccttattgAATGGCATGTATTATAAAAgtgacttctataaaacattcttcatgcctgccgtatcctaacggaactatcaattctatactttcaccTCTAATTCTATCTTGAACATGTACGAACATTAGCATtcccatatcattgtaaatcgtttaacttcacgtagaagtgattcactcaaatcattaatCTTTGATTTGTATTTTATGCAGATGCTTCATTTTGATAAGTGCTTCCGCAAAAAGTCTTTGAATAATAAGAAGATGATtcaggggacatttcagttttagcgccaaaactggtcattcgacggttcgtttttcatggatttctatcaagaagcgaggtatgaatataaaatggaccactgacggctttgaccgattccgggacctacggattgtccccggggaatttgtagaaggggacatgtcagttttagcgccaaaactggtcattcgatgtttcgtttttcattgttttctatcagaaagcgaggtatgaatataaaatggaccactgaCGATTTTGACCGCTTTCATTGCTCCAAGGAAATCAAGGAAATCTGTTGAAGGAAACATTTCAGTTTAAGCGTCAAAACAAGTCACtggacggctctttttcatggttttctatcaggaagcgcagtatgaatataaaatggaccattgacgactCTGACCATTTCTAGGACCTACCAATTGTCCCAAGGGAACCTATAGAAGAAAGCATTCCTGTTTTTTCGCCAAAACTGATCATTCAAACgctgtttttcatggttttcgatcaggaagcgatgtTTGAATATAAGATGGACTACTGGCGATTCTGACCGCTTCCGAAAGCTACAGATTATTCCAGGAGAGCCTGTAGAAGAGGACATTTCAGTTTGAGCGCCAAAAGAAGCCATTCGACTACTCTTTTTTCATGCTTCGGTAAGTTTGACGCCAAAACTAGTCATTCGACGGATcgttttttcatggtttttgatcagtaagcgaggtatgaatatagaatggaccattgacgattCTGACCGCTTCCGTGACTTATGGATTGACCCAGGGAAACTTGTATAAAATGATATTTCAGTTTTAGCAGTAAAACCAGTCATACTTCGTTTGGCGCTAAAACATAAaggtccccttctacgggttcccctgGAGCAATCAGTTGGTCCTTGAAGAAGCATATTCATACCTCGATTCCTGacagaaaattattaaaaaagaaacggcgaatgaccagttttggcgctaaaactgaaatgtccccttctataggttccccggggacaatccgtaggtcccggtagcggtcaaagccgtcagtggtccattttatattcgtacctcgcttcctgatagaaaaccatgaaaaacgaaccgtcgaatgaccagttttggcgctaaaactgaaatgtccccttatacaggttccccgggggcaccccagCGACTTTAAAATCCGTCTttttaattggtttttcattattgacgtatcagaagacttttggaatgtaatcataatggaagattggccaaaaagcttgattcaaatgaatgTGTGGCCTAGTCCCTTTTAAAACTCCCGATCGgcaccgattctaaacaaatggtcatatctcacttcatcctggtccgattccgaatttcaacatatcgttccaatcagaaagagccctactttatttttggttactaatattattctgtttttaactACAACTTATTctaatacccaccacaaattcacggttctgaacctaccttcgaaaaacctggaaaatctccggtatccgatgaccatggacatatggtgaaactacattaaatttctagttcaggcatccctgaattgtcaaaatcggataataattgacatagttacaacacatctaattatgcccaaaatttgcatatcccagttattttggacatcccctgtaAATTATTCCATTTATTTTTCTATTGATCAAAGCATCGGTAGACTAAAAGCAACATTATTAAAATTTTGCTTCGAAATGTACCTATTTGTCggtgttttgtttttgaagtcgcggatttcgcggattgAAATTTGGTCATTTTGTAACAGCCCTGAACTTCGAACAACTTATAACTtaatcgtaaatcatgcgcatggctTCCATGGGCCTATTCGTATGTACATTCTGAGTACAGCATTGACATTGTGATTCATGCCACCAAATGGTCCTTCGGAATATCCGGAATGGTTTCAttcacaaataacgtaacgctaaatttgaagattttggaCCTCCATCCTCCCTCTCGTAACGCACGGGCTTACCTCCTTCCTCTCCATCCAGCGTTTCGTCATTTGTGAATTTGTGTGTGGAGGGAGgattgaaaatggccatttttgagTTGCGTAATAAATGGATTTTCCCTTAtgatgaaataaatattttcatgtTCAAAAGAATCACTCGGTGGCCAAGGTGATCCATACACAATGTCATGCTCAGAATGTCGGGCAATAACCCGGTAAAAATGATTCATGATAGGAATTCGCAggggacaagaaggcgaggtgcgcagagaGCAAGATGGATCTATTTGAGGTCCCTCAGTGGACTACAAAGTTCGTGACGTGCGACTACAGACCGAGGTGAATGTAGATAAATTTTATGTATTGCAAAGGCCTTAGttttaataaatcaaatgaaataaattcctatgttagaatgtcaaatggtgctatgcgatgaaattcattattttttgttttatttcatggatgttccggaattttcggaaggccaCGACATGTATAAGCCACAACATCAAGTGCATctgaaaaatctttagaatctttaaatctttaaaatttagaagttttcattttttgggaCCCTCCAGATTTCCCATAGGACCACACggtggttagaggtgtgcgccgccgacATTTTATGGCAATCctgttgaaactccagaggatttctcgtgaaaaaagttattattcttgaaaattccacaaaatttttcgttgaaaaattgaaaaagcttttcgtaaaactaagaattttcgatatctcgaaaatattaccgttgaaattctaagtaaatttccataaaaatttggtagtttttttttttgtagaattaaaaaaaaggaaaacagaATCACAGTCTTTggccagaggtcgcacagactgaatacctatcacttagcattagacaacgaaCAGGACATTAACACAGTACCCAGTGAACCAGAAGAGTGTTTTCCGCTTCACAAAATGTTTCCTCCTTACTAGGGTGGGAATCAAACGCACACTCCATGGCTTGCAAATACGCTTAGACGACTGACGCAACTAACCATATGACCACGAAGCCCATCaggttttcctgaaattccctgagtaaattataaagaatttcctttgagaatcTCAAAGAATGACCTGCGGaaatttccaaggatttcctgTTGGAATCCACAGAATTTCATGATTTAATCAAATGTTTTGACAGGAAAGAGCCGtttgttgtttggccaaatatgccATTAATCTGAAACTCGACTGGCATTGGGCCGAAATAAGCATATGGCcgataatgtcgttcggccggacccatgaacggaccaacgggatattttattagattttatataaccagaataaagattatttgagcaaaagttgaattttcagcgtcaacaaaaaatggctcgattatccggaatgaaatttttttcaacactccggaaaatcgagtccGACTGTATCTAAATCATAAATCCTGGTCTGGGTGGAGAATATAGCTTGCTATTTTGTACCGACCTCAAATGACTTAATAGATCAATTTTTCTGAACCCCAGAattatttggagaacttagaacatacggtttggacatatccaaTTCCTTATTCATGCACAGTATGTATGGACCCCATGGGATGCTATTGGTTTCGAACCAAGCgtaattgacctggtagaccaaggctctgaaattcagaatggttTGGATAATCTAAAACATCTTTAGAAATATTGTTTGCATTCATGATGCGTCATCTCTGAAATATCGTCCATGCGCGATATTCGTTTGCAATTTTTGTCCATATTGAAGCCCTTCAGAACTTCGTACAAAGTAGGTCAACGTTCAGGAACatagttttcggcgaaataggaAAAGTCAAGAAGTTTCAGACTTTCACATTGTTGCATTGGAAAGttatttcaatttgaaaatgtaattcgggtcatattgacccgaacACGTTAGGAAGGTTAATAATTAATTGCTAAGAAATTAATTAAGAATACATTAAGTAACTTTTGAACTAAAAATGGTTACATGTTCCAAGAACAGGTATAACGTATAGATGATGCACCTCTTTCCAGGTCAATTTCTTGCTCGGATGGAGCGTATGACGGTAGTAGAAACAATCCATGAATAGTCAAGTGATAAACTAGACATGGACGAagtcaaaataaaaacaagagaccATGCGAATCAAATAAGAGAAAAATGACACTGATTGCATTtacttaaaaatatttttccggtTTATGCATAGATGGTGATAATTAGAGAATGACTAAAATCAtgtatttttaattaatcacgTCACACAAAGATGATAGAATGCTTTCCTGTTTGCTCaagtaatttaaattttatcacATGGTGGCTCTAATCAGGAAGCAATTTGTTGGGTTGCAGATTTTTGTTAGTGAAAAAAATCGATCAAGCATGTCATAGCATTGGTtttccagttagccttacgagtACAGGCGTAGGAtcgtcaatccggagatggcgagttcgatgcTCGGTccgatcaaggatgttatcgagtGGAAAACAATCTCGATCTCGACTtgctgggcatagtgtatccaatgttcttgtcacacaagatacatactcatgcaatggcgtgCATTgcaaatagaatactaagttgaaaagcaggctaagttccagttggaatgtagagccatagaagaagaaggggAGTGTCATGGcattgtttaatttttgtttgcagCCTCATGCTTTTGGCggattttaatttagtgtttatgttTCGAAACATTTCCTGAATTGTGTAAAAAATTGCTTCATATGtaaaaaaagcttaaaatgaTTGTCGAACATTACATTCAGTTGAACGTTTCTAGGAGAATGAGCTTTAATATGACATTATTCGCTACCTTATAATATCCTAATAAACtgatatattttttcatttgcTTTCTTTGCAGATAATTCCAGTATTTGTGCTGAACGAGTGACCGCGAGTGTACGTGTGTGCGATTGGTGTGTTCGCCCTCTTACGTGCGCGTGTTTAAGTGTAAGTTTGTGTGAGCATTCGCGTCGCGCGCGAGTGAAGTTCATCCCCGACCCAGTTGTTTAGTAAATCGgcaaaaattccgaaaaataagaaaaaaagtaTGGCTGAGAATTCCGTCAGCAACAGTTTACCATCGTCACATCAACATCCAAAGACAGCAGGTCGTGGGGGAGGTGGCGGTGGTGGAGGAAGTCTTTTACATCATAACAAATCGCTGGACATGACTTCGTCAGGCGGTGGCAGCAACAGTGGTGGCAGCACATCGACAACCCCCGGGAAAGGTGGCGGGAAGCATGCAAATGTCATTCACCGGACCACAAGCGAAAGCTTACGGTTAGGGGGTGGGCCTGGGGGGAGTGGTGGGGGAGGCGGAAGCAGTGTAAACGACAGTTCCATAAGCAGTTCGACTCCGCCGTCTTCACTAATGCACTCGTCCGGTTCTATCAACAGTATCTCGAGGGCTATTGCCGCGGCTACGGCCGCCGTCACCGGGAAGACGTCCTCGTTTATGATCACATCGGTGACAGTTGGCGCCCGCACCAGTGCTGACAACGGCGATGACTCAGCAGATGACCTTGACGAATCGCACACTGATGACAACAGCCGGATAACGGACTTTGAGAATGAGACTCCATCATTTTCTGAGGATACGTTTAGTAAGGAGGACGTATTTTTCGCTTCGAACGCAATTGGAAGTGTTCCAGTCATTCCGACGAGCTCTCAGTACGGCTTAGCTATCGTGGCACCAACAGACCGTGGTCACGGCGCAGAAGCCCTTGCAGACGCAATGCACGTTAGTGTTACAGATGCGGGTATAAATATAATGGGGCACGCCAAGGACGATGGCAAAGATCCACACCATAGAAATGAACGATTCAAGGTGGTGAAAATTGAAAGTACTGAACCATTCAAGCGCGGCCGCTGGGTATGTATGGATTACCTGGACCATAGTACGCTACAGGCTTCGCCAAAGGAGGGTGCATCCGGAGCCGGCGAAGAAGCATCTGCTGCATCTACAATCGTCGATTCCAACTCCATCCGAACTCAGGACAGTGGAGTGGTGCTGAATGAAAACTACGCATCAAATGCGGTCGATGGAGACAATTCTGATTATCATACTCATCTAGCTGCCAGCGTCCCAGCTAACCCTATCTTAGGTCTACTAAACAATGAATCTCCTGGACAAAGTCTAAATCTAACCCAACCGGCAATCGGAACGTCTGCTGGCGGAACCATTCCTCAATCTCAGCAAACTAGTCATGCTCAACCTGCAACAGTGCCGCATAGCCTACCGCAGGCCCAGCTACAGAATGCCCTAGCCGGAGCCGGAGCCGGCGCAGGCAACGGGTCAGTACCAGTTCCAGCTGCACAACCGCAAGGACAATCCCAATACTATCCTCACACCATGTCCAATATGGCGGATATTACTCAACAGCAGCAACCGCAACCACAACTTCAGCAGCACCATCAACATGGTGTCACTCTGCCAAGTAACATTCAGATGCAACCGCAACAAGCGAACAGTGCAGCTTCCGTGTCGTCTACCGTTCTTCCGCCAGTGGCAACTGCCCCGTCTACATCACAGGAAATGAACATCGTCATCGCCAATCCTCAGCATCAGCAATCACAGCAAACGAGCTTCCCCTCTCCTCAGCAATTTCAGCAACCCTCCCAAACTAATTCTCCAGTCGTGGCCAGTATCGGCGAGCCGATGCCTACGGAATCGGTCATTCTATCGCCGTCCTCTTCCCTGGCTACCGCTGGCTCTGTTTCAACTAGCTCGGTAGCCGGGAACCTTCCCCCTCAACAGCCAGAATCCGCTGCGCCGGCAGCTTCGTCGGAGCCGCTTGTAACCCCCTCGGCGTCAACCACATCATCTCCCGTAACGGCCACTGCAGTAAACAGCGAGAGCAGCATTTCTGCCCCAGCAGCAAGTTCCACGCCCAGTTCGGCTGCCAACGCAGCCACAGTCAGCTCCCCTTCCATGTCGAGCACCACAGGGGTTGCCACCACCACCAGCGCCAGCAGTCAACAGAAACATGCTTCGATCGCTGCTGCCGCTGCCGCCGCCGCGGACCATCTTTCGGAATCGAACCTACTGTCCGCCGTGGCGGGAATCACCGCTGCAGCGGTTGCCGGAACCGGCGGAGAGGATGGCGAAAAATCCGGCGAGGATGGAGAAAGGTATGTGGCACATTTGATTAACTACATTTCGTCCAGCACTGATGGACCTCTGATGTCTCTTTTAGTCTCCTTCATTATTGTTTCTATTATTTGTCTGAATTGGAGGAAATTGTTATGTTGTCTTGATGCGCACAATCTCTCAGTCCCGGTCCAATCCGCTTCCCGCTCCCGAATCGAATCCAGTTCCATGAGCACCCGAACATTTCGGCATCTACTAAACTCATCTTTCGTCGCACATTATTCGATCATCACTAAtctttatttttcgtttcgtacCTGTTTGGCGTAGTCAGTTTCTCAAAATTTAACGATTGTTATCCCATTTCTTCGGTTTATCATCAATCTCTTTATCGTTCAAAATCGTAGAACTGTTGGAACATCAACAATCTACATTGGAACTAGGTTAATAGCACGGCTGCTCTTCTACCGATGGAAGCCGCAACAATGTTTTAGTTCTAGTTGTAACACGATACCAAAACAAACAAACGCACATACCACTTGGTGGTGACACAAATCAGTTAAGCACATTATGGGAAATAATCGTTCCATTTAGTCGAGTGGCATTTATACAAAGTTGCACTAATTCTTGCGATCGCTTATAAAACAAGAACGCTTGAGTAGTAGGAAGAGTGAATTAGATTGTTCTTCGGTTTGCTTACCATTCTTGCCTGGTCGGAGACACACAACAGGGTTCATACTATACAATAGTTGTTGTAAGAAGAATTGTGCTGATGTTGACCGAGTTTAATCAAAGTATGTGATGTTTCACAAACATGTCGAACCACCTCTTGGAATTTTTCAATTAACTTTCAAAGTCAACACACATCCTACGAACGTCTTTCCTAATCGCACGATCGCCGTTTGGCTCACACTTCCGCTTGGCCCAATCCGATCGCTACGGTGCGGTTCCTTCCCTATCATTATTATGCGCGGCAGTAGGAGTAAGTGAGGTACTTGCCTCCGGAAAGTGCAAGCAGCGAAAAAAGTCCATCCAACATCGTGCAACATTGTATGACTTTGTATGTGCACCAGCGAGGTCTACCCACGAGAGGCCCACTACAGTCTATTTCAATTGGTTTGAGCTTTGCCTGAAGTATGAAATAATGTTCGTTCCAACCGGCAACCTTTCTCCTGCCTTTTTTGTGCCTGATGGGTTAGCGGTGGCGATAGAAAGAAAACGGGGATCGTCGTCCGTGCCGGTTGCGGTGCGATGTGACGACGCTGGCTGGTGTCCTGGGGAAGCAAGCATTATTCAGGTTGGGATTGTTCGAGCGGTTGCTGGTTATGAAGATTGACTTTTTAATTTGCGTGAGAGACGAATGAAGGTGCCCGTCGTTCGTCGTTACCTCTTTGGTGCGGTTTATTCAACCCATAAATCGCTAGAGAATGTTTGCAGTTTGGCACTCTTGCTTTGATGTTTTGCCGGTTTCTTCTTCccttcgaaaataataaactTCGAGGAAGTTGTGGATCGAAACGATTAGAATAGCTCGATTAGAGAAAAGCTTTCTATATTTCATACCGATTGAAACTTTAAAAAACAGTTGTTTAATCCgttctgtgttgaacttaattaaaaaaacacattaataaagtttaaaaaaaaagttatttaatCCAATAATATAGATTTtggcagaggcgtcgcgtggccaattcttcaacctgtgcaccgagcggtgtatttcggttttcatcTGTATGATGTAGCTGTCAATGTATCAGCATTGAAAttacgagtaagcacgcgccggtgatactttttttttattacatttgttgtaaaaagttaagcattcaatgatgtaAATTATGACGAGTTGATaattgttcgtgcttcccgtatcaaagttaaatattttgagaaaCACCTGACCTCCAAAAGGTACCTGAAATGACACATCCAATATGAACGATCTATCTTCAACCGTGTTTCCCATATGTTTCGTGTATTAATTAATTTTGCTTCTAATTAAAATTATCTATTaaaaaattttgcttctaagCTACATCTAATTTATCGAATTAAACTCATACTAAACTTAAAGTGAATGTGGgtttaattgaaaaacaaactaatcTGGGGAAACGCGCATGCGCTGTTTTAAGCAGTGTAGGTTACCTACTCGGTAGGCACCAAACCGATGTGCTTTTCTGCATcggcaccaaaccgtgcactgcaAACGATGAACGCTttggctacctatacatcgccgattgcggttaaagcggatgacctacacatacaaaataatgcgtgtatgatgcatggcaAACCGTTCTCTGCTGAAAGTGCACGAGTTGGACAACATGTGGCGGTGCGTCGTCGTTTCGGTATCGTGGAGTAAAATATAACGCGCCCCCATCTTAGCATTTCGGTTGCCTCATATCACATGTCGCCTGTAAAAATTCCGTGCATATTTTACGATTATGTATTAAATACATATACTCAATCGTTAAATTTGTACTAAATATATGACAAATGCACATAATCCaagtatttgtataagaatgacaagaaatctattgcgagtttaaatgttagggacaaaattgctacctgtgcagtgcacaggttgcacatgcggacgcgacgcctctggatTTTGGTAAATAGATTTATCGTTGAAATTAATGATGGCAGACATTAGAGGTAGAAATTCAGTAGTTCCGGCGAGTCCTTTATAAACCGAAATAACGCAAGTTTCGCTTCTTGGCTCTTAAGTATATATTCCATTAGGCAGCGTTTTCCATACACGCTAAGGAATAACTTCAGAAAATTGCGTTGAATCCATGTCATACTCGTCAAAATAGGACAACCCAAAAATAGAACTGGTGGATGGGAATAAAGTAAACAGCTGAGTGATTGTTTTTAAATCGGTACCTTTCACCTAGACATAATATCCAATGGACACTTTAAAAATTGACACAAGCAGATTATGTTCCCTTTTACGATAAACGATGTTGTACAAATAGTCCCTTGAAGAAGGCTTGAAATAAAGTCGAAACGTCGTGAAAAATCTATAACAGTCAAATTAATTAGCCAAGACTGTAGTGCCGTCAGAATTATGTACCTTTGATATACCAACTTCAGTTCAGTCCTCATTATTTAAACCAGAAAAAAGGGATATGATACTTTCTGCATACTTTTCTATTTCCAATGGACAAGGATAATGTATTCCAGCAATGACAAAGTAAACAGTATGTTCAATAAATTGTTCAACAAATTAACGCAGTTCTAAGAATGGACTACAGAATTCCAGACTACAGTGACCAGATTCAATCACAAtaaggttttgcctttctcgtacatccaagttgtaccgaaaggatatcatttcactccgagaTCGAACAGGTAGAATTGATCACGCGACCCACTGGAATGTTTAACGTGAGAAAGCCAAACAAACAGGCTCCCACtagtagataaacacgagaaaaacagctgattCGATCCATCTCATAAAATGTCATGTTAGGTTGCTGCAAACAGTTCC comes from Armigeres subalbatus isolate Guangzhou_Male chromosome 2, GZ_Asu_2, whole genome shotgun sequence and encodes:
- the LOC134212024 gene encoding protein bunched, class 2/F/G isoform, whose protein sequence is MAENSVSNSLPSSHQHPKTAGRGGGGGGGGSLLHHNKSLDMTSSGGGSNSGGSTSTTPGKGGGKHANVIHRTTSESLRLGGGPGGSGGGGGSSVNDSSISSSTPPSSLMHSSGSINSISRAIAAATAAVTGKTSSFMITSVTVGARTSADNGDDSADDLDESHTDDNSRITDFENETPSFSEDTFSKEDVFFASNAIGSVPVIPTSSQYGLAIVAPTDRGHGAEALADAMHVSVTDAGINIMGHAKDDGKDPHHRNERFKVVKIESTEPFKRGRWVCMDYLDHSTLQASPKEGASGAGEEASAASTIVDSNSIRTQDSGVVLNENYASNAVDGDNSDYHTHLAASVPANPILGLLNNESPGQSLNLTQPAIGTSAGGTIPQSQQTSHAQPATVPHSLPQAQLQNALAGAGAGAGNGSVPVPAAQPQGQSQYYPHTMSNMADITQQQQPQPQLQQHHQHGVTLPSNIQMQPQQANSAASVSSTVLPPVATAPSTSQEMNIVIANPQHQQSQQTSFPSPQQFQQPSQTNSPVVASIGEPMPTESVILSPSSSLATAGSVSTSSVAGNLPPQQPESAAPAASSEPLVTPSASTTSSPVTATAVNSESSISAPAASSTPSSAANAATVSSPSMSSTTGVATTTSASSQQKHASIAAAAAAAADHLSESNLLSAVAGITAAAVAGTGGEDGEKSGEDGESSGRIQPAAAASAVSTDWTVHDSMADNQTGARQHLPLSLTSSLQRDLQQNIPLDRTRIPNSSASSSTYKNTIYTDIALGRSIQNVMRPSSIGGSRFGAAATSSTHPETQHQDESLCKSAFNFLKGGGNSHSIASCTAKHPHKCVQDLIKEEFGGYGGSTGSGSLSNAGSLVNIHVESDYPPHGGGIAGIPGGFQSNPGSGRNSPSHQLFHHGSPPKLLNAIGHSISIPNSTRVSRAPSPSFLHAVAGDHPSASGTSAVAIDNKIEQAMDLVKSHLMFAVREEVEVLKEKISELMDRINQLEYENNILKQNASQETLSQLTTSGGGASNASTTAAAAAVVAAAAAAAAATAAAAASASAPSAPASKGPSSAAANPSSNGSVS